The Tenacibaculum jejuense genome includes a window with the following:
- a CDS encoding efflux RND transporter permease subunit: MLNKSIKFLIENKLVAVLLLVLFIGWGTVNAPFNWDTGFLPSNPVAVDAIPDIGENQQIVFTKWDGRSPQDIEDQITYPLTTSLLGIPGVKTIRSSSMFGFSSIYIIFEEDIEFYWSRSRILEKLNSLPSGLLPEGVNPALGPDATGLGQIFWYTLEGRDETGNVTGGWDLQELRSIQDYYVKYSLSSASGVSEVASIGGYVQEYQVDVNPELMRQYNIGLHHVVKAVKESNKDIGAQTLEINQVEYLVRGLGYVKSISDIENAVVTSEDYTSIRIKDIGKVSLGPATRRGLLDKEGAEVVGAVVVARYGANPMEVINNVKEKINELSAGLPSKVLADGRTSQVTIVPFYDRTELIQETLGTLNEALTLEILITILVIIIMVFNLRASVLISGLLPVAVLMVFIAMKLFGVDANIVALSGIAIAIGTMVDVGVILSENIIRHLDEDDGKQSINTVVYNATAEVSGAIVTAVMTTIISFIPVFTMIGAEGKLFRPLAFTKTFALTASIIVALFLIPPFAAFLFRKKSIKNTFKYVLNGVLIALGIAAIIYGYWLGLVLIAFGITALFNLQNKITDKQANLINIIISASAIVFLLAEYWRPLGVDKSIFWNLIFVSVICFGLLGVFSLFIKYYTRILRWCLDNKLLFLSVPTAIVIAGFFIMKNTGKEFMPSLKEGSFLLMPTSMPHSGVEENKRVLQQLDMAVASIPEIETVVGKAGRTESALDPAPLSMYENIIQYKPEYMLNEKGQRQRYKVNDDGLFELKDGRFIANPNNSENVTLSSVKRFQLIEDDNGEFYRNWRPEIQSPDDIWNEIVRVTKLPGVTSAPKLQPIETRLVMLQTGMRAPMGIKVKGQDLKQIEAFGVQLEDILKQAEGVKKEAVFADRIVGKPYLLIDIDREKIARYGISIQNVQDVLKIAVGGMVLTQTVEGRERYGVRVRYPRELRANPTDLQQIYVPVEKGSPLPLSELATIRYEQGPQVIKSEDTFLVGYVLFDKMDGFAEVSVVENAQVLIQEKIDSGELIVPKGINYAFTGTYENQLRAEKTLSVVVPLALAIIFLILYFQFRSIGTSLMVFTGIAVAFAGGFIMIWLYGQGWFLNFNFFGENIRDLFQMHPINLSVAVWVGFIALFGIATDDGVVMATYLTQTFDRNTPDNKKEIRASVVEAGEKRIRPCLMTTATTILALLPILTSTGRGSDIMIPMAIPSFGGMLIALITLFVVPVLYSWKAEVQLKRTSK, encoded by the coding sequence ATGCTAAATAAAAGCATCAAATTTTTAATAGAAAATAAACTCGTAGCAGTTTTATTATTAGTTCTCTTTATAGGTTGGGGAACAGTCAACGCACCTTTCAATTGGGATACAGGATTCTTACCAAGCAATCCCGTGGCTGTAGATGCCATACCGGATATAGGGGAAAACCAACAAATCGTTTTTACCAAATGGGATGGTCGTTCGCCACAAGATATAGAAGACCAAATTACCTACCCGCTAACCACATCACTTTTGGGAATTCCGGGAGTTAAAACCATACGTAGTTCTTCGATGTTTGGTTTTTCCAGTATCTATATAATTTTTGAAGAAGACATAGAATTTTATTGGAGTAGAAGTCGTATTCTCGAAAAACTCAATTCCTTACCAAGTGGTTTATTACCCGAAGGTGTTAATCCTGCTTTGGGTCCCGATGCCACAGGATTAGGACAAATATTTTGGTACACGCTTGAAGGTCGTGATGAAACCGGAAATGTAACTGGTGGTTGGGATTTGCAAGAGTTACGCAGTATTCAGGATTACTATGTAAAGTATTCGTTGTCCTCTGCAAGTGGTGTTTCAGAGGTTGCTTCTATTGGTGGTTATGTTCAAGAGTACCAAGTGGATGTTAATCCAGAATTAATGCGTCAATATAATATTGGATTGCATCACGTTGTAAAAGCAGTTAAGGAAAGCAATAAGGACATAGGTGCACAAACTTTGGAAATTAACCAAGTCGAATATTTAGTTCGTGGTTTGGGGTATGTAAAATCCATTTCAGACATCGAAAATGCAGTAGTCACTTCAGAAGATTATACTTCAATTAGGATAAAGGATATTGGAAAAGTCTCATTAGGTCCTGCAACCAGACGTGGCTTATTAGATAAAGAAGGTGCAGAGGTTGTTGGTGCTGTTGTTGTTGCTCGTTATGGCGCGAACCCAATGGAAGTCATTAATAACGTAAAGGAAAAAATTAATGAGTTAAGCGCAGGGTTACCTTCAAAAGTATTAGCGGATGGTAGAACATCACAAGTTACCATAGTGCCTTTTTATGACAGAACAGAACTGATACAAGAAACATTAGGCACACTTAACGAAGCATTGACTTTAGAAATACTTATAACCATTTTGGTCATAATCATTATGGTGTTTAATCTTCGTGCTTCAGTACTAATTTCTGGACTACTACCAGTAGCAGTTTTAATGGTGTTTATAGCGATGAAACTCTTTGGTGTCGATGCTAATATTGTCGCATTATCTGGTATTGCTATTGCTATTGGAACGATGGTCGATGTTGGTGTCATACTTTCAGAAAACATCATTCGGCATTTAGATGAAGATGATGGAAAACAATCCATTAATACGGTAGTTTACAACGCAACCGCTGAAGTATCTGGCGCAATCGTTACCGCAGTAATGACCACCATTATTAGTTTCATTCCCGTATTTACGATGATTGGAGCGGAGGGAAAATTATTCAGACCATTAGCATTCACAAAAACTTTTGCATTAACAGCATCTATAATTGTAGCTTTATTTTTAATCCCACCATTTGCTGCATTCTTATTCCGAAAGAAAAGCATTAAAAACACTTTTAAATATGTTTTAAATGGTGTTTTAATAGCATTAGGTATCGCTGCAATTATTTATGGGTATTGGTTAGGGTTGGTATTAATAGCTTTTGGAATTACAGCACTTTTCAATCTTCAAAATAAGATAACAGACAAACAAGCTAACCTTATTAATATTATTATTTCAGCATCAGCAATAGTATTCTTATTAGCCGAATATTGGAGACCATTAGGCGTTGATAAAAGCATTTTTTGGAATCTCATTTTCGTTAGTGTTATTTGCTTTGGGTTATTGGGTGTTTTCTCTTTATTTATCAAATACTACACACGCATTTTAAGGTGGTGTTTAGATAATAAGTTGCTCTTTCTATCAGTACCAACAGCTATTGTAATTGCAGGTTTTTTCATTATGAAAAATACAGGTAAAGAGTTTATGCCATCATTAAAAGAAGGTTCTTTTTTACTAATGCCAACCTCGATGCCACATTCTGGTGTAGAAGAAAATAAACGGGTTTTACAACAATTAGATATGGCAGTAGCCAGTATTCCAGAGATTGAAACCGTAGTTGGTAAAGCAGGTAGAACAGAATCAGCTTTAGACCCAGCACCGCTATCAATGTATGAAAATATCATTCAGTACAAACCAGAATATATGCTGAATGAAAAAGGACAACGCCAACGCTATAAAGTCAATGATGATGGTTTATTTGAGTTAAAAGATGGGCGATTTATTGCAAATCCAAATAATTCTGAAAATGTCACTTTAAGCTCGGTAAAAAGGTTTCAATTAATAGAAGATGACAATGGCGAGTTCTATCGCAATTGGCGACCAGAAATACAGTCACCCGACGATATTTGGAATGAAATTGTAAGAGTCACCAAACTACCTGGTGTCACTTCTGCACCAAAACTACAACCTATTGAAACCCGATTGGTAATGCTGCAAACAGGAATGCGTGCGCCAATGGGAATCAAAGTGAAAGGTCAAGATTTAAAGCAGATTGAAGCATTTGGCGTACAATTGGAAGACATTTTAAAACAAGCTGAAGGTGTTAAAAAAGAAGCTGTTTTTGCAGACCGTATAGTAGGGAAACCCTATTTGTTAATTGATATTGATAGAGAAAAAATTGCACGTTATGGTATTTCAATACAAAATGTACAAGATGTACTTAAAATTGCAGTTGGCGGAATGGTATTAACCCAAACCGTTGAAGGTAGAGAGCGTTATGGTGTGCGCGTACGTTATCCAAGAGAGTTACGAGCAAATCCTACCGATTTACAACAAATTTACGTCCCTGTTGAAAAAGGGAGTCCTCTGCCTTTAAGTGAATTGGCAACCATTCGATACGAACAAGGTCCACAAGTCATTAAAAGTGAAGATACCTTTTTAGTTGGTTATGTGCTATTCGATAAAATGGATGGTTTTGCAGAAGTAAGCGTTGTTGAAAATGCACAAGTACTAATCCAAGAAAAGATAGATTCTGGTGAGCTAATTGTACCAAAAGGAATCAACTATGCATTCACAGGAACGTATGAAAATCAGTTAAGAGCAGAAAAAACTTTGTCGGTTGTTGTGCCTTTAGCCTTGGCAATCATTTTCTTAATTCTGTATTTCCAATTCCGTTCTATAGGGACATCACTAATGGTATTCACAGGTATTGCAGTAGCGTTTGCAGGTGGTTTTATAATGATATGGCTCTATGGCCAAGGTTGGTTTTTAAACTTCAATTTCTTTGGGGAAAATATACGAGACTTATTCCAGATGCATCCTATTAATTTAAGTGTAGCAGTTTGGGTTGGGTTTATTGCACTCTTCGGTATTGCAACCGATGATGGTGTAGTAATGGCAACTTATTTAACCCAAACATTTGATAGAAACACACCAGATAATAAAAAGGAAATTAGAGCATCAGTAGTTGAAGCAGGTGAAAAACGAATCAGACCCTGTTTAATGACTACAGCGACCACGATTTTAGCATTATTACCAATACTTACATCCACTGGACGAGGAAGCGATATTATGATTCCTATGGCAATACCAAGTTTCGGTGGAATGCTCATTGCCTTAATCACTTTGTTTGTTGTACCAGTATTGTACAGCTGGAAAGCAGAAGTTCAACTTAAAAGAACATCAAAATGA